A DNA window from Polyangiaceae bacterium contains the following coding sequences:
- a CDS encoding FHA domain-containing protein — translation MGTEQCRICGNDLALFKRAPGVSVPPPKLSEHDEVTVAYDDEQTAVFEAPRPAEPVRRSQAGEIDRVSAGAGAALASPEGLSEEELMEQARNYVCESCMTPVPSGHKFCGRCGTPIPEHILNLQTKFFSDMQNPAKARVVLIRGQDMEGLSYHLKSEQHMVGRGGALDFSDDPFVSPKHANFFYRAGKLVVRDEGALNGVYLRIRGGVEISPGDMFLAGEQLFRLDPTPKASDGADTDGTMFYSSPKYPSSFRLNQVLEGGAIGMTVCARGSSLQIGREDGDLNFPGDVYMSAKHCTVEDKDGKFTLTDHDSRNGTYVRIKTERELGHGDYVFIGKKLLRVELNTN, via the coding sequence ATGGGAACGGAGCAGTGCCGCATCTGCGGTAACGACCTCGCTCTGTTCAAGCGAGCGCCCGGGGTCTCCGTGCCTCCGCCCAAGCTGTCGGAGCACGATGAAGTCACCGTCGCCTACGACGACGAACAAACCGCCGTTTTCGAGGCCCCGCGGCCCGCCGAGCCGGTTCGGCGTTCCCAAGCGGGCGAAATTGATAGAGTCTCTGCTGGGGCTGGAGCCGCCCTGGCCAGCCCGGAAGGGCTCTCCGAGGAGGAGTTGATGGAACAGGCAAGGAACTACGTTTGCGAGTCGTGCATGACCCCGGTCCCCAGCGGGCACAAGTTCTGCGGGCGCTGCGGAACGCCGATCCCGGAGCACATCCTGAACCTGCAGACGAAGTTCTTCAGCGACATGCAGAACCCCGCCAAGGCGCGAGTGGTTCTCATTCGTGGGCAGGACATGGAAGGCCTCTCGTACCACCTGAAGAGCGAGCAGCACATGGTGGGCCGGGGCGGCGCGCTCGACTTCTCCGACGACCCCTTCGTGTCGCCCAAGCACGCGAACTTCTTCTACCGCGCCGGCAAGCTGGTGGTGCGGGACGAGGGCGCGCTCAACGGCGTGTACCTCCGCATTCGCGGCGGTGTGGAGATTTCTCCCGGAGACATGTTCCTCGCCGGTGAGCAGCTGTTCCGACTGGACCCCACGCCCAAGGCTTCCGACGGCGCGGACACCGACGGCACCATGTTCTACTCGTCCCCCAAGTACCCGAGCTCCTTCCGGCTGAATCAGGTGCTCGAGGGCGGCGCCATCGGCATGACCGTGTGCGCCCGCGGCAGCTCGCTGCAGATCGGCCGGGAAGACGGCGACCTGAACTTCCCGGGGGACGTGTACATGTCCGCCAAGCATTGCACCGTGGAGGACAAGGACGGCAAGTTCACCCTCACGGATCACGATAGTCGCAACGGAACCTACGTGCGCATCAAGACGGAGCGCGAGCTCGGTCACGGCGACTACGTGTTCATCGGCAAGAAGCTCCTGCGCGTCGAGCTGAACACGAACTGA
- the lepB gene encoding signal peptidase I gives MRKVLRFLLWTAIIVGAIVGLARATAIRWVKIPMGDPYLEASIAPTLRGGDTVILWRLTKPGFGDLVVCPEPDAPERVVIARIAAEEGDHIRVDGSILNVNDRAAETETACSERDFSVIHPTTGQEIHQTCSIEAVGGHSHMRGSTGGHGVLPPPVDRKVEPGKVFLLSDNRLLPYDSRDFGLVDRDSCTETVAFRLFSKDGFFDEKGRFTFIR, from the coding sequence ATGCGCAAGGTGCTCCGCTTCCTGCTCTGGACGGCCATCATCGTGGGCGCCATCGTGGGGCTGGCCCGCGCCACGGCCATCCGTTGGGTCAAGATCCCGATGGGGGATCCCTATCTGGAGGCGTCCATCGCGCCCACCCTGCGTGGTGGCGACACGGTCATCCTCTGGCGCCTCACCAAGCCGGGATTCGGCGATCTGGTGGTGTGTCCGGAGCCCGACGCGCCCGAGCGGGTGGTGATCGCGCGCATCGCCGCGGAGGAGGGCGATCACATCCGCGTGGATGGCTCCATCCTCAACGTCAACGACCGCGCCGCGGAGACCGAGACGGCGTGCTCGGAACGGGACTTCTCGGTCATCCACCCCACCACGGGGCAAGAGATCCACCAGACGTGCTCCATCGAAGCCGTGGGCGGCCACAGCCACATGCGCGGCTCCACCGGCGGGCACGGTGTGCTGCCTCCTCCGGTGGATCGCAAGGTGGAGCCGGGCAAGGTGTTCCTGCTCAGCGACAACCGCCTCCTGCCCTACGACTCCCGAGACTTCGGTCTCGTGGATCGCGACAGCTGCACGGAGACGGTGGCGTTTCGTCTGTTCAGTAAGGACGGCTTCTTCGACGAGAAGGGGCGCTTCACCTTCATCCGTTGA